Proteins encoded by one window of Glycine soja cultivar W05 chromosome 15, ASM419377v2, whole genome shotgun sequence:
- the LOC114387006 gene encoding DELLA protein RGL1-like, whose translation MDDLYYAGFSTDDNSSSSNDFFWDNEGLNDVRKFQFSGVEDHEEYGGIDSFYSNFGFFPDDPSEEGYLLSTNHQKYHQIFDDYGLLDDNLQFDMVSPPLQFDEQYRTMVPLCNSTKDMPHSTTPLASLEILKSYGKGFKRFWNEGNNTMQPIDDETLATDEVIAGRNLSTEDLMRIAGTRFIQSSSSSSDSESLPFLENHPFGFSFSGFSDEEKEDLELAESLLACAEKVGNKQFERASKLLSHCESLSSKTGNPVKRIVHYFAEALRQRIDTETGRVSSKDLQKGQPFDPEEAAKELTPAILAFVEDLPFCKVAQFTAAQAIIEDVAEAKRIHIIDLEIRKGGQWTIVMQALQLRHECPIELLKITAVESGTTRHIAEDTGQRLKDYAQGLNIPFSFNIVMVSGMLHLREDLFEIDPEETIAVYSPYCLRTKLQQSDQLETIMRVIRTISPDVMVVAEIEANHNSKSFVNRFVEALFSFSAFFDCFEACMKGDEKNRMIIESMYFSPGIRNIVAAEGAERRSRSVKIDVWRAFFSRFGMEEKELSTLSLYQAELVAKRFPCGNFCTFERNGHCLLIGWKGTPINSVSVWKFL comes from the coding sequence atGGATGACTTGTACTATGCAGGTTTCAGCACAGATGACAATTCTAGTTCATCCAATGATTTTTTCTGGGATAATGAGGGACTGAATGATGTGAGAAAGTTTCAATTTTCTGGAGTAGAAGATCATGAAGAGTATGGGGGAATTGACTCATTTTACTCAAATTTTGGGTTCTTCCCAGATGATCCATCAGAAGAAGGGTACCTTCTATCCACTAATCACCAAAAGTATCaccaaatatttgatgattatgGACTATTGGATGATAACCTTCAGTTTGACATGGTATCTCCACCACTCCAATTTGATGAACAATATAGAACCATGGTTCCATTGTGTAACTCAACAAAGGACATGCCACACTCAACTACCCCTTTAGCCTCACTTGAGATCTTGAAGAGCTATGGCAAAGGCTTCAAGAGGTTTTGGAATGAAGGCAACAACACCATGCAGCCAATTGATGATGAGACTTTGGCCACAGATGAAGTTATTGCTGGGAGAAACCTATCAACAGAAGATCTCATGAGGATAGCAGGAACAAGGTTCATCCAATCATCATCATCGTCTTCGGACTCGGAATCTTTGCCTTTCTTGGAGAATCACCCTTTTGGCTTTTCTTTCTCTGGATTCTCTGATGAAGAGAAAGAGGATCTGGAACTTGCTGAGTCCCTCTTGGCTTGTGCTGAGAAAGTTGGCAACAAACAGTTTGAACGTGCAAGCAAATTGCTCAGTCACTGTGAATCATTGTCTTCCAAAACCGGGAACCCCGTTAAGAgaattgttcattattttgcAGAAGCACTTCGCCAGCGAATAGATACCGAAACAGGAAGAGTTTCATCCAAGGACTTGCAAAAGGGTCAACCATTTGATCCTGAAGAAGCAGCCAAGGAACTAACCCCTGCTATTCTTGCATTTGTTGAAGACCTTCCCTTTTGTAAAGTTGCACAGTTCACTGCAGCTCAAGCTATAATAGAAGATGTAGCAGAAGCGAAGAGGATTCACATTATTGATCTTGAAATCAGAAAGGGAGGGCAGTGGACTATCGTAATGCAAGCCCTTCAGTTAAGACATGAATGTCCAATTGAGCTTCTGAAGATAACCGCTGTAGAAAGTGGAACCACTAGACACATAGCTGAGGACACTGGTCAGAGACTAAAGGATTATGCTCAAGGTTTGAACATACCCTTCTCTTTCAACATAGTTATGGTATCAGGCATGTTACATCTAAGAGAAGATCTTTTTGAGATTGACCCTGAGGAAACAATTGCTGTTTATTCTCCTTATTGCCTTAGAACCAAGCTTCAGCAATCAGACCAGCTTGAAACCATCATGAGAGTGATTAGAACCATAAGTCCTGATGTGATGGTGGTAGCTGAAATTGAGGCAAACCACAACTCTAAATCTTTTGTAAACCGTTTCGTTGAGGCTCTTTTCTCCTTCAGTgcattctttgattgttttgaGGCTTGCATGAAAGGGGATGAGAAGAACCGAATGATTATAGAATCAATGTACTTCAGTCCTGGAATCAGAAACATTGTGGCTGCAGAAGGAGCCGAAAGAAGGAGCAGGAGTGTGAAGATTGATGTGTGGAGGGCCTTCTTCTCACGCTTTGGAATGGAGGAGAAAGAATTGAGCACTTTGTCTTTATACCAAGCGGAATTGGTGGCTAAGAGATTTCCTTGTGGAAATTTTTGCACATTTGAAAGGAATGGCCATTGCCTTCTTATTGGGTGGAAAGGGACACCAATTAACTCTGTTTCTGTCTGGAAATTCCTTTGA